One region of Endozoicomonas sp. Mp262 genomic DNA includes:
- a CDS encoding sulfoxide reductase heme-binding subunit YedZ, translating to MAVRLDTVAKIKGGVFPLCFVPLVLLVGDVLNNQLGPDPAKALTLSLGEWALRFLCLTLAVTPLRQLTGINKLIRYRRMLGLFALFYAVLHIFSYLAFMLDWHWSTLIEDLYKRPYIIVGALASLILITLGITSSRIMMKRLGKNWGRLHRLIYPAAILTVIHFIWLVKSDYTEPLIYGAIVAVLLLLRLPFFCRLTA from the coding sequence ATGGCGGTTAGACTGGATACTGTGGCTAAAATAAAAGGGGGCGTTTTTCCACTCTGCTTTGTACCTTTAGTATTGCTGGTGGGAGATGTTTTAAATAACCAGCTTGGGCCTGATCCAGCCAAAGCCCTTACTTTATCTTTAGGTGAGTGGGCGCTGCGTTTTTTATGTTTGACGCTTGCCGTAACACCACTGAGGCAGTTAACGGGTATTAATAAACTGATTCGTTATCGGCGAATGCTGGGTTTGTTCGCTCTGTTTTACGCAGTATTGCATATCTTTTCTTATCTGGCGTTTATGCTGGATTGGCATTGGTCAACGCTAATAGAAGACCTTTATAAACGCCCCTATATTATTGTTGGTGCCTTGGCTTCGTTGATTCTTATTACGCTGGGAATAACCTCATCCCGTATCATGATGAAACGGCTGGGAAAAAACTGGGGGCGACTGCATCGTCTTATTTATCCGGCAGCTATCCTGACGGTGATTCATTTTATCTGGCTGGTTAAAAGTGACTACACGGAGCCACTGATATACGGTGCCATCGTTGCCGTGCTTTTGTTGTTACGGTTGCCATTCTTTTGCAGGCTGACAGCATAA
- the msrP gene encoding protein-methionine-sulfoxide reductase catalytic subunit MsrP → MLIKIRKAHDVFSSEITPEPVYRERRKFLKKSGYYALAGLGFAMSGCSDDSKVTAATESVVGDRASSQFPSPGWLDQKVKGFNKSQYQIEEPLTPFNDVAGYNNFYEFGAGKTDPAKKAGRFKTDPWSVVIEGEVDKPGTYTLEDLLKPHTMEERIYRLRCVEAWSMVIPWVGFSLGDLLKRFNPTSRAKFVEFTTLFDPEQMPGQKNQFGSIHWPYVEGLRMDEAMHPLTLLAVGLYGQVLPNQNGAPFRLVVPWKYGFKSIKSIVKIRLLEQQPKTTWEIVGPSEYGFYANVNPAVDHPRWSQKTERRLPGTLLNPNRINTQLFNGYEEEVAGLYKGMDLERYF, encoded by the coding sequence ATGTTGATAAAAATAAGAAAAGCGCATGACGTTTTCAGCAGTGAAATAACACCTGAGCCTGTTTATAGGGAGCGACGTAAATTCCTTAAAAAAAGCGGATATTATGCATTGGCAGGTTTGGGTTTTGCTATGTCAGGATGTTCGGATGACAGCAAAGTCACTGCTGCTACAGAGTCTGTTGTTGGCGACAGAGCTTCCAGCCAGTTTCCTTCACCAGGCTGGCTTGATCAAAAGGTAAAGGGCTTTAACAAAAGCCAATATCAAATAGAAGAACCCCTCACACCATTTAATGATGTGGCCGGATATAATAATTTTTATGAATTTGGCGCAGGGAAAACAGACCCTGCTAAAAAAGCCGGGCGCTTTAAGACAGATCCATGGTCTGTGGTTATAGAGGGTGAGGTGGATAAACCCGGCACTTATACTTTGGAAGATCTACTTAAGCCCCATACGATGGAAGAGCGTATCTACCGACTAAGGTGTGTGGAGGCCTGGTCCATGGTTATTCCCTGGGTGGGCTTTTCACTGGGTGATTTGTTGAAACGGTTTAATCCCACCTCCAGGGCAAAGTTTGTTGAGTTTACGACACTGTTCGATCCTGAGCAGATGCCGGGGCAAAAAAATCAGTTTGGCTCTATTCATTGGCCTTATGTTGAAGGGCTAAGAATGGATGAGGCTATGCATCCTCTAACCTTATTGGCTGTAGGTCTCTATGGTCAGGTATTGCCCAATCAAAATGGTGCACCGTTCAGGCTGGTGGTGCCATGGAAATATGGATTCAAGAGCATTAAGTCTATCGTCAAAATTCGTTTGTTAGAGCAGCAGCCAAAAACAACCTGGGAAATAGTGGGCCCATCTGAGTATGGATTTTATGCCAATGTGAACCCGGCGGTTGACCACCCGCGATGGAGTCAAAAGACTGAGCGACGTTTGCCTGGTACTTTGCTGAACCCAAACCGGATTAATACACAGCTGTTTAATGGTTATGAAGAGGAGGTGGCTGGTTTATACAAAGGTATGGATCTGGAGAGGTATTTCTGA
- the pssA gene encoding CDP-diacylglycerol--serine O-phosphatidyltransferase codes for MDDKKERPEEDSNVVDGLFPVDEHVEEIDEGGQTIRRKGIYLLPNLFTTGNLFCGFYAIIAAQAGLFSSACIAVFVAMLLDGLDGRVARMTNTQSKFGEQYDSLADMVTFGVAPAMVAYSWALNDLGKVGWMVAFIYAACGALRLARFNAQIEVTDSRYFTGLASPAAAALVVGMVWALSDYGVDGESIFIALMAAVIVAMAGVLMFSNIRYHSFKKIDLKGRVHFIFMLVIVLAFAVIFTDPPRVLMLVFLGYACSGPITAIWRLNEARKAKIES; via the coding sequence ATGGACGATAAAAAGGAGCGGCCAGAAGAAGACAGCAATGTCGTTGATGGCCTTTTTCCCGTAGATGAGCATGTAGAAGAAATCGATGAGGGTGGTCAGACCATCAGGCGTAAAGGTATTTATCTTCTGCCCAATCTGTTCACCACTGGCAACCTCTTTTGTGGCTTTTATGCCATTATTGCTGCCCAGGCTGGCCTGTTCTCCTCCGCTTGTATTGCCGTGTTTGTAGCAATGCTGCTGGATGGTCTTGATGGCCGGGTAGCCAGAATGACCAATACCCAAAGTAAGTTTGGCGAGCAGTATGACAGTCTGGCTGATATGGTGACCTTTGGGGTGGCTCCGGCCATGGTGGCCTATAGCTGGGCGCTGAATGATCTTGGTAAAGTGGGCTGGATGGTTGCCTTTATCTATGCAGCCTGTGGTGCTTTACGACTGGCTCGGTTCAATGCCCAGATTGAGGTGACTGACAGTCGCTATTTCACGGGGCTGGCAAGCCCGGCTGCCGCCGCGCTGGTGGTGGGAATGGTCTGGGCTCTCAGTGACTACGGTGTTGATGGTGAGTCGATCTTTATTGCTCTGATGGCGGCAGTGATAGTTGCTATGGCCGGTGTGCTGATGTTCAGCAATATACGCTATCACAGTTTTAAGAAAATTGACCTGAAGGGACGGGTGCACTTTATCTTTATGCTGGTGATTGTACTGGCCTTTGCTGTCATCTTTACGGATCCTCCCCGGGTCTTAATGTTGGTTTTCCTGGGCTATGCCTGCTCTGGACCAATAACCGCTATCTGGCGGCTGAATGAGGCCAGGAAAGCAAAAATAGAAAGTTGA
- a CDS encoding alpha/beta hydrolase: MTRSLLNKALSRFASEQPEPAVDPFAPQFVKVGKFNIRFLRSERPNAPALLLLNGLPQSIRMWESSFEDFSTRFDVLAFDIPGFGLSQAEEADMSASQLSEVIIQTMDHFNIKQAHLVGPDVGVPITLTAVINHPERFLSLNIFDGPGNFPPRLSPILTAVIKSRFVRWLAQGLNKKPVMKTNFLTAVSEGYHHYKPSRRAIKEYYDICYNEQGHQCAISFFGTYSKELPWIEQHLKGIQVPTLITWGRLDPFVLVDNGEFLAKHIPNNKLVIFDNASHFSSEDAGQDYVNLLIDWIEGNSDRHMA, translated from the coding sequence ATGACACGGTCTCTTTTAAACAAGGCTCTTTCCCGGTTTGCTTCTGAGCAACCAGAACCTGCTGTTGATCCGTTTGCACCACAGTTTGTAAAAGTAGGGAAATTCAATATTCGCTTCCTGCGCAGCGAGAGGCCCAATGCACCTGCACTGCTCTTACTGAATGGCCTGCCTCAGAGCATTCGTATGTGGGAATCCTCATTTGAAGACTTCAGTACCCGGTTTGATGTGCTGGCCTTTGATATTCCCGGGTTTGGTTTGTCGCAAGCGGAAGAAGCTGATATGTCAGCCAGTCAACTGAGTGAAGTGATTATCCAGACAATGGATCACTTCAATATCAAGCAGGCTCATCTGGTTGGGCCGGATGTTGGAGTCCCCATTACCCTGACCGCTGTGATTAACCATCCAGAGCGATTCCTGAGTCTGAATATCTTTGATGGTCCGGGAAACTTTCCACCCAGGTTGTCGCCCATTCTGACGGCTGTAATAAAATCGCGTTTTGTACGCTGGCTAGCACAAGGTTTAAATAAAAAACCCGTGATGAAAACCAATTTCCTGACCGCTGTTAGCGAGGGGTATCACCACTACAAGCCCTCCAGGCGTGCAATAAAAGAGTACTATGACATTTGCTACAACGAACAAGGGCATCAATGTGCGATCAGTTTCTTCGGGACTTATTCAAAAGAACTGCCATGGATTGAACAGCATCTGAAAGGCATACAGGTGCCGACTTTAATCACCTGGGGGAGGCTGGATCCTTTTGTGCTGGTTGATAATGGGGAGTTTTTAGCCAAACACATTCCCAACAATAAGCTGGTTATTTTTGATAATGCGTCGCACTTTTCTTCGGAAGATGCAGGGCAAGACTATGTGAACCTACTAATTGATTGGATTGAAGGTAACTCTGATAGGCATATGGCCTGA
- a CDS encoding helix-turn-helix transcriptional regulator, translating to MGSQAGSERRSFRNSEDCPIRDVVAQIGDKWSILILFALVDGPDRFNSLKSRIEGISQRMLTQTLRDLQRDGFVLRTVYPQVPVKVEYELTELGKGLSASVWKLVSWAGDHHSDIRNARQQYDEETGE from the coding sequence ATGGGCTCACAAGCAGGCAGTGAAAGGCGAAGTTTCAGGAACAGTGAAGATTGTCCTATCCGTGATGTGGTTGCTCAGATTGGTGATAAATGGTCGATTCTGATTCTGTTTGCACTGGTGGATGGCCCGGATCGCTTTAACTCCCTTAAATCCCGCATAGAAGGCATTTCACAGCGTATGCTGACACAAACCCTACGGGACTTACAGCGTGATGGTTTTGTTCTGCGCACTGTGTACCCACAGGTTCCCGTAAAAGTGGAATATGAATTGACCGAACTAGGGAAAGGCTTATCCGCTTCTGTTTGGAAATTAGTATCCTGGGCTGGTGACCATCACAGCGATATCCGTAACGCACGCCAGCAATATGACGAAGAAACTGGAGAGTAG